The stretch of DNA TCGTCGCTTTGGGGACTTTGCGTCTTCTGGAATCGGCCATCCAGTTGGCGAAAACTCAGGAAGTGCGGTTTTACAATGCCGCTTCCAGCGAAATGTTCGGCCACGCGACCATCGTGCCTCAGAACGAAGTAACGCCATTCCATCCCCGCAGCCCGTATGCCTGCTCCAAGGTGTTTGGCTACCATCAGACGATCAATCACCGCGAAGCGTATGGCCTCTATGCTGCGAACGGGATTCTGTTTAATCACGAATCACCCCGGCGTGGTGAGCAGTTTGTGACGCGCAAAATCACTCTGGGTGCTGCTCGAATCAAAGTGGGTCTGCAGAAGAAGCTGGCCCTGGGAAATCTCGATGCTCAGCGTGATTGGGGCTTTGCGAAAGATTACGTCGAAGCGATGTGGCTGATGCTGCAGCAACCTGTGCCGGGCGATTACGTCGTAGCGACAAATGAAACTCACACGGTGCGGGAATTCCTCGAAGAGACGTTTCGACTGCTGGATCTCGACCCCGCACAATACGTCGAAATTGACCCTGCGTTTTTTCGACCCAGTGAAGTTCCAGTCCTCAAAGGCGATTATTCTAAAGCCGAGAAAGAGTTGGGCTGGAAGCCTGCGACGAACTTTAAAGAGCTGGTACGACTGATGGTTGAAGCCGATCTGGCTTTGGCCCAGAAAGAAGCGGCCCAAGCTGTAATCTAAGGCTGTGTAGTGACCGCTGACGCGCCGAGCTTACGGAAGTAGTCTTCGGTAAACACCGGGTCGAGCTGGTGGTAGAAGCCGATGGTCAGATCGAGCTTCTTGCGAATGGCGGCATGCTTTTCGGCAATCG from Planctopirus ephydatiae encodes:
- the gmd gene encoding GDP-mannose 4,6-dehydratase — protein: MTSAKRALITGITGQDGSYLADLLLEKGYEVHGLIRRTSSISTQRIEHLLCGNQPRVVLHTGDLGDTTSIQRVLKEAQPHEIYHLGAQSHVHHSFTQPLYTADVVALGTLRLLESAIQLAKTQEVRFYNAASSEMFGHATIVPQNEVTPFHPRSPYACSKVFGYHQTINHREAYGLYAANGILFNHESPRRGEQFVTRKITLGAARIKVGLQKKLALGNLDAQRDWGFAKDYVEAMWLMLQQPVPGDYVVATNETHTVREFLEETFRLLDLDPAQYVEIDPAFFRPSEVPVLKGDYSKAEKELGWKPATNFKELVRLMVEADLALAQKEAAQAVI